Proteins encoded in a region of the Zea mays cultivar B73 chromosome 4, Zm-B73-REFERENCE-NAM-5.0, whole genome shotgun sequence genome:
- the LOC103653015 gene encoding putative germin-like protein 12-4 produces MAASTFLLVAFLALITSQAIASNPSPLQDFCVADKDSPVKVNGFVCKDPMAVNADDFFKAAKLDQPRDTSKSKVGSNVTLINVMQLPGLNTLGISLARIDYAPLGQNPPHTHPRAIEILTVLEGTLYVGFVTSNQADRSNKLFAKVLNKGDVFVFPQGLIHFQFNPVHDKPAVALAALSSQNPGAITIANAVFGSKPPISDDVLAKAFQVQKGTIDWLQAQFWENNYY; encoded by the exons ATGGCTGCCTCGACCTTCCTTCTCGTTGCTTTTCTAGCATTGATCACTTCTCAGGCCATTGCCTCTAATCCTAGCCCGCTCCAAGACTTCTGTGTTGCCGATAAAGACTCTCCGG TGAAGGTGAATGGATTTGTTTGCAAGGACCCTATGGCTGTGAACGCTGACGACTTCTTCAAGGCTGCAAAACTTGACCAGCCAAGGGACACCAGCAAAAGCAAGGTGGGATCCAACGTTACTTTGATCAATGTCATGCAGTTGCCTGGACTCAACACGTTGGGGATCTCGTTGGCTCGCATTGACTACGCACCATTAGGTCAGAATcctccacacacacacccacgtgCCATTGAGATTCTCACCGTGCTTGAGGGGACACTCTACGTCGGATTTGTCACCTCCAACCAAGCTGACAGAAGCAACAAGCTATTTGCCAAGGTTCTCAACAAGGGCGATGTGTTTGTATTCCCCCAAGGACTAATCCACTTCCAGTTCAACCCAGTACATGACAAGCCAGCAGTCGCGCTCGCTGCTCTAAGTAGCCAGAACCCTGGAGCTATTACTATTGCCAATGCAGTCTTTGGATCAAAGCCACCTATCTCGGATGATGTCCTAGCTAAGGCCTTTCAGGTGCAAAAGGGGACAATTGATTGGCTTCAAGCTCAGTTCTGGGAGAACAACTACTACTGA
- the LOC103653012 gene encoding putative germin-like protein 12-4 codes for MAASTYFLLVAFLALVTSHAIASDPSPLQDFCVADKDSPVKVNGFVCKDPMAVNADDFFKAAKLDQPRDTTKSKVGSNVTLINVLQLPGLNTLGISLARIDYEPLGQNPPHTHPRATEILTVLEGTLYVGFVTSNQADRSNKLFAKVLNKGDVFVFPQGLIHFQFNPAHDKPAVALAALSSQNPGAITIANAVFGSKPPISDDVLAKAFQVQKGTIDWLQAQFWENNHY; via the exons ATGGCTGCCTCGACCTACTTCCTTCTTGTTGCTTTTCTAGCATTGGTCACTTCTCATGCCATTGCTTCTGATCCTAGCCCGCTCCAAGACTTCTGTGTTGCCGACAAAGACTCTCCGG TGAAGGTGAATGGATTTGTTTGCAAGGATCCCATGGCTGTGAACGCTGACGACTTCTTCAAGGCTGCAAAACTTGACCAGCCAAGGGACACCACCAAGAGCAAGGTGGGATCCAACGTTACTTTGATCAATGTCTTGCAGCTACCTGGACTCAACACGTTGGGCATCTCGTTGGCTCGCATTGACTATGAGCCCTTAGGACAGAATcctccacacacacacccacgtgCCACAGAGATCCTCACCGTGCTTGAGGGGACACTCTACGTCGGATTTGTCACCTCCAACCAAGCTGACAGAAGCAACAAGCTATTTGCCAAGGTTCTCAACAAGGGCGATGTGTTTGTATTCCCCCAAGGACTAATCCACTTCCAGTTCAACCCGGCCCATGACAAGCCAGCAGTCGCGCTCGCTGCTCTAAGTAGCCAGAACCCTGGAGCTATTACTATTGCCAATGCAGTCTTTGGATCAAAGCCACCTATCTCGGATGATGTCCTAGCTAAGGCCTTTCAGGTGCAAAAGGGTACAATTGATTGGCTTCAAGCTCAGTTTTGGGAGAACAACCACTATTGA